A single window of Watersipora subatra chromosome 9, tzWatSuba1.1, whole genome shotgun sequence DNA harbors:
- the LOC137403855 gene encoding DNA-directed RNA polymerase III subunit RPC8-like: MFVIAELKDTITIFPWQFKQERLKCITQVLNQKFANKVVHKVGLCIALWDIQKVEDAFIFPGDGSSHSVVHFRYVVFRPFMDEILLGKIKGCSKEGVHVTLNFFDDILIPAESLQHPARFDEAEQLWVWEYVGEDEPHDLFMDIGEEIRFKVIDESFVDTSPTGPAPASADVEESEKLCPYSLTGSVSESGLGLLTWWAGT, translated from the exons ATGTTTGTGATTGCTGAGTTGAAAGACACAATCACCATATTTCCTTGGCAGTTCAAACAAGAGCGACTCAAGTGTATCACTCAAGTGCTGAATCAGAAATTTGCAAACAAG GTGGTGCATAAAGTTGGACTGTGCATTGCATTGTGGGACATTCAGAAAGTTGAAGATGCATTTATATTTCCTGGAGATGGCTCATCCCACTCTGTTGTTCACTTTCGTTATGTAGTTTTTCGACCTTTTATGGATGAGATTCTTTTGGGTAAAATTAAAGGATGCAGCAAAGAAGGAGTGCATG TAACCTTGAACTTCTTTGACGACATTTTAATTCCTGCCGAGTCGCTTCAACATCCAGCAAGGTTTGATGAGGCCGAGCAGCTCTGGGTTTGGGAATACGTGGGAGAGGATGAACCGCATGATCTCTTCATGGATATCGGCGAGGAGATACGATTCAAGGTGATAGACGAGTCATTTGTAGACACATCTCCAACTGGACCAG CTCCTGCATCTGCGGATGTCGAGGAATCTGAGAAGTTGTGTCCCTACTCTCTGACAGGCTCCGTGAGCGAATCAGGCTTGGGTTTACTAACTTGGTGGGCTGGCACTTAG